Genomic DNA from Planktomarina temperata RCA23:
AAGGGCTGACCGAGAACCGCGTGTTGTTTGGTCATATCTTTCGCAATGCGATGTTGATCGTGATTGCCGGGTTTCCAAGCTTGTTTATTGGCGTATTCTTCGGGGGATCGCTGTTCATTGAGACGATTTTCTCTCTGGATGGCCTCGGCCGTCTTGGGTTTGAGGCGGCGATATCACGCGACTATCCGGTGATGTTTGGCACCTTGTTCGCCTTTGGCCTGCTTGGGTTGATCGTTGGAATTTTGTCGGATCTAATGTATGTCATCATTGACCCGCGGATTGATTTTGAGGCCCGCGGATGATCAATCTTTCTCCTCTCAACCGGCGCCGCCTCAATAACTTCAAGAAAAACCGGCGCGCAGTTTGGTCTTTTTGGATCTTTTCTCTGCTCTTTGGCCTCAGCTTATTTGCCGAATTTATCGCCAATGACAAACCAATATTGGTCAGTTATCGCGGTGAGCTGTTCATGCCCGTGACGCAGTTTTACCCCGAAACGGCCTTTGGGGGCGACTTTCAGACCGAAGCCACTTACCGCGATCCAGAGGTGCAATGCTTGATCCGTTCCGGCGGTTTAGAAATCTGTTTTGACGATCCCGAAGGGACCATGGCCGCCATTGATGCGGGGGATTTTGGGGCGCAGGTGGCGGAGTTTTCCCGAGGTTGGATGCTCTGGCCACCCGTGCCCTATAGCTACGACACACCGAATGATTTGGGCCGCGCAGCCCCGTCGCCGCCGGATACGTCTCATTGGCTGGGAACAGATGACACCACCCGCGACGTGCTGGCACGGGTGATTTATGGCTTCCGACTGTCAATCGTTTTTGCGCTGGTGGTGACCGTTTTCGCGTCGATCATCGGCATCATCGCCGGGGCGGTGCAGGGGTATTTTGGCGGCTGGACGGATCTTTTGTTCCAAAGGTTCCTTGAAATTTTTTCGGCTCTGCCATCGCTTTACGTCATCATCATTATGACAGCGATCTTGGGGCGCAGCTTTTGGCTTTTGGCGACCCTGTCCATCATCTTCGGCTGGCCGGCGCTTACGGGCCTGATTCGGGCAGAGTTTTTTCGCGCGCGGAATTTTGAATATGTGCGCGCGGCCGAAGCGCTTGGGGTGAGCAATTGGACCATCATGATGCGCCATATTCTGCCCAATGCGATGGTGGCCACGCTGACCTTTCTGCCTTTCATTGTTACCGGCGCGATTTCAACCCTGGCGGGCCTTGATTTTCTAGGCTTTGGCTTGCCGTCCTCTTCGCCCTCTTTGGGGGAACTCACCCAGCAGGCGAAGCTTAATTTGCAATCCCCGCATCTTGGCTTCACCGCATTTTTTGTTTTTACCATCATGTTGTCGCTTTTGGTCTTTATTTTTGAAGGGGTGCGCGATGCCTTTGATCCGCGCAAGGTGTTTCAATGAGCCTGCTTGAAATCCGCGGTCTCACGGTTGATTTTCGCCAAGACGGTCGCGAGATGCCCGCGGTGCGCAATGTGTCTTTTCACGTGGGCGCCGGAGAGACTGTCGCTGTGGTGGGCGAATCTGGGTCGGGCAAATCTGTGACCGCTTTGGCCACTGTTGACCTCTTGCCCGAAAGTGCTGTGGCGCGCGGCTCAGTGCTCTATCAAGGTGAAGAGATGATTGGCGCGCCAGAGGACCGGCTGCAACGCATTCGGGGCAATGATATCAGCTTTATTTTTCAAGAGCCGATGACCTCTTTAAACCCGCTGCACACCATCGAAAAACAGTTGGGCGAGAGTCTTTCGGTTCATCAAGGGTTGCGCGGCCAGCCGTTGCAGGACCGCATTGTGGAATTGCTGGGCAAGGTCGGTATCCCTGATCCGATGATGCGGCTCAAATCCTATCCACATCAGCTGTCGGGGGGGCAAAGGCAGCGGGTGATGATTGCCATGGCTTTGGCCAATGAGCCACAATTGTTGATTGCCGATGAGCCAACAACCGCTCTTGATGTGACAATAGAGGCGCAAATTTTAGAACTTTTGGCCGATTTACAGCGCAGCGAGGGCCTGAGCCTGTTGTTCATCACGCATGACTTGGGCGTCGTGCGAAAAATCGCAGATCGCGTGGTGGTGATGCGCCAGGGGGAAGTGGTGGAAACTGGACCTTGCGCGCAGATTTTTGATGCGCCGGGCCATGCCTATACCAAAATGCTGCTCGATGCAGAGACCATAGGCGTGCCTGCGCCGGTGGCTGAAGATGCCCCAGAGCTGCTTTGCACCGATCAGCTGCGGGTTTGGTTTCCCATTCAACGCGGGATTTTGCGCCGTACGGTTGGGCATGTGAAGGCGGTCAATGCCGCCAGCCTTTCGGTGCGGGCTGGGGAGACCTTGGGGGTGGTGGGAGAATCCGGCTCTGGGAAAACCTCGCTTGCTCTTGCGGTTATGCGGCTCATCGCGTCAAAAAATAAAATTTCCTTTTTGGGTCAGGATATCGATGCCCTCAACCGGCGGCAAATGCGCCCATTGCGCAGTGATATGCAGATCGTATTTCAAGATCCGTTTGGCAGCCTGAGCCCGCGCATGTCGGTGATGGAGATTATCTCCGAGGGTCTTGAGATCCACAGCCGTGGCAATCGCAGTCACCATCGCGAGGCAGTGGCTTCGATGCTGCGCGAGGTGGGGCTGGATCCGGACACGATGGACCGTTATCCCCATGAATTTTCTGGCGGGCAGCGTCAGCGTATCGCTATTGCTCGGGCTATGATTTTAAACCCAAAATTCGTCGTGCTTGATGAGCCGACCTCGGCGCTTGATCGCACGGTCCAAGTGCAAATTGTCAATCTATTGCGTGATTTGCAGCAAAAATACCAGCTTGGATTTCTCTTCATCAGCCATGATTTGAAGGTTGTGCGTGCTTTGTCGCATCGCGTGTTGGTCATGAAAGACGGCGATATTGTCGAGCATGGCATGGCGCAGGACATTTTTGAGAACCCGAAGCACCCCTATACCCAAACGCTCTTGGCGGCGGCCCTGGGTTAAACTGTGTAGCGAAACTCTGCGTCGGGCAATCCATCAATTTCAACGCGGCAGCTCTGACCCCGTGCCACTGGCCCAACCCCAGCCGGCGTGCCTGTCATAATCAAATCGCCCGGGGCGAGGGTCACATGGGTTGATAGGGCCGCGATGACATCTGCGATGGGCCAGGTCATGTCCCCAATTTTTGCATTCTGGCGCAGCTGCCCATCCACGTGGCAGCGGATCGCAGCTTCAGGGGCGATGCTTTGCCCGGGGACAATCGGGCCAATCACGGCGCTCTCGTCAAATGCTTTGGACATATCCCAAGGGCGGCGCTGAGATTTTGCGACGGCTTGTAAATCACGGCGGGTTAAATCATTGCCGCAGGCAAAGCCGAAAATATGGGATTCAGCGTCCTTGGCGGCGATATCCCGCCCGCCGGTGCCGATCGCGACCACCAATTCCGCCTCATGATGCAGGTCTTGCGTCAAGCTCGGGTAGGCCAAAGCGGCGCCGCTGGGCACCATGGCATCCGCGGGTTTGGTGAAAAAGAACGGTGGATCGCGTTCATCATTGCCAAATTCCCGAGCATGTTCGGCGTAATTTCGCCCGACGCAGAAAATGCGCCGCACAGCAAAGCGCTCGGTGCGGCCTGAGATTTCGACGCTGGGCGCCGGGATGCGAAAAATAAAATCTGTCATGCGCCATGGATGCGGCAAATTCGGGATAAGAGCAAGCCGCTCTATGCGGGCGGGCGGGGGGCTGCGCTTTAGCTTGGGTCCACCAAGACGCAGGAAATTTCCTGCGCATGGAGTCTGCGGCAGGCGAGGTCTGCGCTGTGTTGCGTCAAGCCGGTGAACAGGGCCTCATAGCCGCTGGCGCGGGCTTTGACTTTGCGTTCGGCGCCGTCCAGCGTGGTCATCTCTGCCAAGGCCATGCGGAGTAGAACCCGTTCTGCCTCATAGCGGGAGCTGAATTTTCCGATATTGATGCCCCAATTGCGGCTGCCGGAGGAGTCGCGGCGCGCTACGGTTTCGGTTTCTTGCTCGGCCACGGGCGCGGCCACAAAAGAGAATTGTGGCGGCCGGGCGCGCGGCGCGGTTGTGGACATTTCCGGGTCATAGGTCGAGGCCGAGACCTGCACGGCCACGGCGCCGGATGTCGCTGATTGAACGGCTGTTAGGATGTCATCGGGTTGCACCTGCACATCGGGCAGTGCTGCCAAAAGTGGCTCCTCGGGAGCGCTGGCCTCGCCAAAGGGTCGCATTTTGGGCCGGAGCGAGCGTTTGACGGCAGTCACCAGACGCAGAGTTTTCCCGCCATTCTCGTTTTCGTTTTGATCATAGGGCGGCAGGCTGGGGCGCTGAAGTTTGGCGGTTGAGGGCGCGCGGTCAAAGCCCATATCTAAAAGTTGCGCGACACGTTTGTTGCGCGCCGCTGTGGATGATCCGCCGAACATTGTGGCGACAATGCGCTCCCCGCCGCGCTCGGCGGAGGCGACCAAATTGAAGCCAGCGGCCCGTGTGTAACCCGTCTTGATCCCGTCGGCCCCCTTATAGGCTGCGAGAAAGCGCCGGTTGGTATTATTCACTTTGCGAATCTTGGCATCGGCACTGCGCCGCGAAAATAGGTTATAATATTGCGGGTAGTCATAAATCATATGACGGCCCAAAATGGTCATATCGCGCGCGGTCGACAGATGGCCGGAGCGTGTGAGACCATGGGCGTTTTTAAACGTTGTGCGGGACATGCCCATGGCGCGGGCTGTGCGGGTCATGCGTTTGGCAAATGCGGCCTCTGAGCCTGAAATGGCCTCACCAATTGCGGTGGCCGCGTCATTGGCCGATTTGATGGCCGCAGCGCGAATGAGATAGCGCAGTTTGATTTTCTGGCCGCGTTTGAGCCAGAGTTTTGACGGGGGCTCGGCCGCGGCATTGCGCGACACGGTGACGTAGCTGTCCAAGGAGATTTCGTTTTTCTCAATCGCCTGAAACGCGACATAGAGCGTCATCATTTTGGTTAGGGACGCCGGATGCAGACGGGTATCTGCGTTGCGGGAATGATAGATTTTGCCATTTCGCGCATCCATAACCACCGCTGCATAGGGCGCGGCCTGCACCGCCACGGGCGGAAGTAGGGTCACCGCAAGAAAAGTTGCGATGAAATAGGGAATGAGCCGGTGTTTCACGCCTGCTGCCTCGCTCTTTATATGTGCCGGGATTTTTCCCGTGCTTTGCTCAGGAGAAGTCTAGCACAAACGAATCAGTGAAAAAATAGCTAAAATAAGGCTATTTTAAGGACTGAAGATCGCTCATTTGCGCAAATTTAGAATTTCCCCACTAAATCTTGTATGCTGCGCGAGTTTTGCCTTGAAATAGTCACATTTCCATCAAAAGCGCGCTGACCTTATTAAACGAGGAAGCTTTAAAAAACCTTGGGCCTTCGGGCGGCGCATCTGCTTTTTCCATCTCCCATTCATAGCGTCCCGGAATATGAATCGCCGCCGCTCCGGCTGCGAGCGCGGGTAGAATGTCAGATTTTATGGAATTGCCAACCATAGCCGTCGCAGCCAGCTGCGCCCCGAAAATTCTTTGATAAGTCGTGATATGTTTTTCACTGACGATATGGACGTCCTCAAATAGGTCTCCCAAACCTGATTGCGCCAATTTTTGTTCCTGATGCAAAAGATCGCCCTTGGTCACGAGCACCAGCGCATACTCTTGGGCCAGCCGTGGCAGGCATTCGGCAACGCCAGGTAACAGATGAATGGGATGGTTCAACATGTCTCGTCCCATCGTCAGTATGTCGTGGATCACATGGGCAGGGACCTGGCCCTTGGACACGTCAATTGCTGTTTCGACCATGGACAGCATAAACCCCTTTATCCCATAGCCATATCGTCCCAAGTTGCGTCGCTCGGCGGCCAATAGCTCTGCGTGCAGAGGGTCGGGGGGCATATATGCGCTGAGCATATCGGCAAAGCGGTCCTGGGTGAGGCGAAAGAATTCCTCATTCTGCCAAAGCGTGTCGTCGGCATCGAGGCCCAAAATTTTGATACTGCTCGGCAAGCTGGCCCTTTCCATTAACTGCTATAGTTTTATATAGAGGGTCAGACAGCGATTTTGCAAATCGGCCATAAGAGGGTAAATATTGTGACGGCGCATTGGACCATGGCAGCAGATACTCCCGAAGATGAGGGCGATTTCGGCGTGGCCTTGGACAGCCGTCCAAAAACCAAACGCCCGCCGCTTTACAAGGTGCTCATCCTAAATGATGATTACACGCCCATGGAATTTGTGATTATGGTTCTGGAGCGTTTTTTTGGTCTGACTCACCAAGAAAGTTTTGAACTGATGCTTACAGTGCATAAAAAAGGCCTGGCAGTGGTTGGGGTTTATAGCCGTGAGATCGCAGAAACCAAAGTGGCGCAGGTCCTGGATATGGCGCAGCGCCATGAACATCCGCTGCAATGCACCATGGAAAAAGAATAACCCGTGGCGCGCCTCTCCCTTGCGTTTGACACCGGGCTCGCGCGCAGCGATGGGCCGGTGGCCCTGCTGCACCCGCCGGTTGGTTTCGATGTGGCGGGACTTTCAGCCCCTTTAATCATTCAGCCACATGTTGCGCTCAATGCCGCTTGGCACAATCAAGGTTTTTCCTGTGATGTCGCCCTCCCAGCGCGGCGCTTTGCGCTTGCGGTGGTCTGTTGCACGCGCTCGAAGCAACAGACTGCAGATCTTATCGCACAGGCCGCCGCTTGCGCTGATATTGTGGTGGTGGATGGGCAAAAAACCGATGGCATAGACAGCCACTATAAGACGCTCCGTAAGTTGGCCGCCGTTCAAGGCACGATCACCAAGGCCCATGGGCGCCTGTTTTGGTTTGCCGGTACGCAATTGCCCAGCCTGCGTGCGGTGGATCAAAATTTTGGCGAATTCGTCACGCAATCGGGGGTGTTTTCCGCCGGGGCCGTGGATCCTGCATCTGCTTTGCTGGGGGAGGCTTTGCCAGAGCATTTGGCAGGCGATGTGCTGGATTTGGGCGCGGGGTGGGGCTATTTGTCGGCGCAGATTGTAAAGCGCAATGCGGTCACGCGGCTTGATTTGGTTGAAGCCGATCACTTTGCTTTGGACTGCGCCAAACGCAATGTCAGCGATCCGCGGGCTGCGTTTCATTGGGCTGACGCGCGCGATTGGAAGGGCGCTTATGATGCGGTCGTGATGAACCCGCCATTCCACTCCGGGCGAGAGGGCGATCCCGATTTGGGTCGCGCATTTATCACCGCCGCCCGGCGTTGTTTACGGCCAAAGGGTACGGTTTACATGGTGGCCAATCGCCATCTGCCGTATGA
This window encodes:
- a CDS encoding ABC transporter permease subunit, translating into MNLSPLNRRRLNNFKKNRRAVWSFWIFSLLFGLSLFAEFIANDKPILVSYRGELFMPVTQFYPETAFGGDFQTEATYRDPEVQCLIRSGGLEICFDDPEGTMAAIDAGDFGAQVAEFSRGWMLWPPVPYSYDTPNDLGRAAPSPPDTSHWLGTDDTTRDVLARVIYGFRLSIVFALVVTVFASIIGIIAGAVQGYFGGWTDLLFQRFLEIFSALPSLYVIIIMTAILGRSFWLLATLSIIFGWPALTGLIRAEFFRARNFEYVRAAEALGVSNWTIMMRHILPNAMVATLTFLPFIVTGAISTLAGLDFLGFGLPSSSPSLGELTQQAKLNLQSPHLGFTAFFVFTIMLSLLVFIFEGVRDAFDPRKVFQ
- a CDS encoding ABC transporter ATP-binding protein, yielding MSLLEIRGLTVDFRQDGREMPAVRNVSFHVGAGETVAVVGESGSGKSVTALATVDLLPESAVARGSVLYQGEEMIGAPEDRLQRIRGNDISFIFQEPMTSLNPLHTIEKQLGESLSVHQGLRGQPLQDRIVELLGKVGIPDPMMRLKSYPHQLSGGQRQRVMIAMALANEPQLLIADEPTTALDVTIEAQILELLADLQRSEGLSLLFITHDLGVVRKIADRVVVMRQGEVVETGPCAQIFDAPGHAYTKMLLDAETIGVPAPVAEDAPELLCTDQLRVWFPIQRGILRRTVGHVKAVNAASLSVRAGETLGVVGESGSGKTSLALAVMRLIASKNKISFLGQDIDALNRRQMRPLRSDMQIVFQDPFGSLSPRMSVMEIISEGLEIHSRGNRSHHREAVASMLREVGLDPDTMDRYPHEFSGGQRQRIAIARAMILNPKFVVLDEPTSALDRTVQVQIVNLLRDLQQKYQLGFLFISHDLKVVRALSHRVLVMKDGDIVEHGMAQDIFENPKHPYTQTLLAAALG
- a CDS encoding fumarylacetoacetate hydrolase family protein, giving the protein MTDFIFRIPAPSVEISGRTERFAVRRIFCVGRNYAEHAREFGNDERDPPFFFTKPADAMVPSGAALAYPSLTQDLHHEAELVVAIGTGGRDIAAKDAESHIFGFACGNDLTRRDLQAVAKSQRRPWDMSKAFDESAVIGPIVPGQSIAPEAAIRCHVDGQLRQNAKIGDMTWPIADVIAALSTHVTLAPGDLIMTGTPAGVGPVARGQSCRVEIDGLPDAEFRYTV
- a CDS encoding D-alanyl-D-alanine carboxypeptidase family protein → MKHRLIPYFIATFLAVTLLPPVAVQAAPYAAVVMDARNGKIYHSRNADTRLHPASLTKMMTLYVAFQAIEKNEISLDSYVTVSRNAAAEPPSKLWLKRGQKIKLRYLIRAAAIKSANDAATAIGEAISGSEAAFAKRMTRTARAMGMSRTTFKNAHGLTRSGHLSTARDMTILGRHMIYDYPQYYNLFSRRSADAKIRKVNNTNRRFLAAYKGADGIKTGYTRAAGFNLVASAERGGERIVATMFGGSSTAARNKRVAQLLDMGFDRAPSTAKLQRPSLPPYDQNENENGGKTLRLVTAVKRSLRPKMRPFGEASAPEEPLLAALPDVQVQPDDILTAVQSATSGAVAVQVSASTYDPEMSTTAPRARPPQFSFVAAPVAEQETETVARRDSSGSRNWGINIGKFSSRYEAERVLLRMALAEMTTLDGAERKVKARASGYEALFTGLTQHSADLACRRLHAQEISCVLVDPS
- a CDS encoding HAD family hydrolase — translated: MGLDADDTLWQNEEFFRLTQDRFADMLSAYMPPDPLHAELLAAERRNLGRYGYGIKGFMLSMVETAIDVSKGQVPAHVIHDILTMGRDMLNHPIHLLPGVAECLPRLAQEYALVLVTKGDLLHQEQKLAQSGLGDLFEDVHIVSEKHITTYQRIFGAQLAATAMVGNSIKSDILPALAAGAAAIHIPGRYEWEMEKADAPPEGPRFFKASSFNKVSALLMEM
- the clpS gene encoding ATP-dependent Clp protease adapter ClpS, which codes for MAADTPEDEGDFGVALDSRPKTKRPPLYKVLILNDDYTPMEFVIMVLERFFGLTHQESFELMLTVHKKGLAVVGVYSREIAETKVAQVLDMAQRHEHPLQCTMEKE
- a CDS encoding class I SAM-dependent methyltransferase; this translates as MARLSLAFDTGLARSDGPVALLHPPVGFDVAGLSAPLIIQPHVALNAAWHNQGFSCDVALPARRFALAVVCCTRSKQQTADLIAQAAACADIVVVDGQKTDGIDSHYKTLRKLAAVQGTITKAHGRLFWFAGTQLPSLRAVDQNFGEFVTQSGVFSAGAVDPASALLGEALPEHLAGDVLDLGAGWGYLSAQIVKRNAVTRLDLVEADHFALDCAKRNVSDPRAAFHWADARDWKGAYDAVVMNPPFHSGREGDPDLGRAFITAARRCLRPKGTVYMVANRHLPYETTLEQCFAKVLEIPGNGRFKLFQASRPKRK